A single Mucilaginibacter inviolabilis DNA region contains:
- a CDS encoding TonB-dependent receptor, whose translation MKHSYFLNRLLLFSSLIFLFAFSSVAQTIKGKVDDYKTGEPLAGATVHLTQQGVNKIAPVNLNGAYVFKNVRAGSYKIQVDYIGYKSSQVYEGNINSADEIKIINIDLQDASTQVAEVKITGQGNKESDRAARGIEKNASMIQNILSANTIKLLPDVTVANALQRVSGVSILRSASGEGRYAIIRGMEQRYNSTLVNGIKIPSPDPAYRFVPMDIFPSEMLDRLEVIKALTPSMEGDAIGGVMNLVMKSAPNQFVLSANISGGFSSLFSSNRPFVAFSPSLNRQSPASINGNSYAATYSDFNNKAITSDKNMSTPFSSTAGLTIGDRFLNNKLGVIVSASYQNIYRGSNSKRLIPNAQPDYQPLPNSPQFSDSYDRTYSTQTQRLGIHNKIDYAIDDKNKISLYNLYIHQNEYESRLSSDTLGLGLNSTAFSKQITLSNRSTLTQQTIYNSTLHGEHLLGNEWKFNWDGVYSRATRNMPDRTEFSYDANKALNSAGTVTNEYDNNTVLTHHWENNKDQDISGYANLIYTPIIAGKPVEFSTGGLFRHKIRDAYYMEYTLKGGSTLYNNNFNSIPFALSSPIDGTGNSNTSLSNNYHITENDNAEYLQAKFDLLPKLQVLGGVRIENTNLSYLTQSPITVSARSGKYIYTDVLPSIHLKYALTDDQNIRASYFASISRPGFGEQVPYQIDGEYYKEEGNPNLKHITADNYDVRYEFFPGGADQLLLGSFYKKIYNPIEYYVVRGSGPSDLLIQPQNDPGNATNYGFEALATKFFGVIGFSANYTYTHSRVTTPKLLYAPTGDNGQPMNSIINETRPLQGQANHVGNASVLFKSAKLGLDMQLAFVYTGERLAQVSAYANLDFYQHAYGQLDFSFEKTLFKHFSLYGKINNLTNAAAKIYLKYPHDKIKAQLQEFLGKQDIAAQTLVQSDYYKTLFLGGFRYKF comes from the coding sequence ATGAAACACTCCTACTTCCTTAACAGGTTACTGTTGTTTTCTTCCTTAATCTTCTTGTTTGCCTTTTCGTCTGTAGCACAGACCATAAAAGGCAAAGTTGATGATTATAAAACCGGCGAGCCCCTGGCCGGAGCAACAGTACATTTAACACAGCAAGGCGTAAATAAAATAGCCCCCGTAAACTTGAATGGGGCTTATGTTTTTAAAAACGTACGCGCCGGTTCTTATAAAATACAGGTAGATTATATCGGTTATAAATCATCACAGGTTTATGAAGGTAATATCAACTCAGCCGATGAGATAAAGATCATCAATATTGATCTGCAGGATGCAAGTACCCAAGTGGCTGAGGTTAAAATTACCGGTCAGGGTAATAAAGAATCAGATCGTGCAGCCCGGGGTATAGAGAAAAATGCCAGCATGATCCAAAACATCCTTTCGGCTAATACCATCAAGCTTTTACCTGATGTAACTGTAGCCAATGCTTTACAGCGCGTAAGCGGTGTAAGCATCCTGCGCTCGGCCAGCGGCGAGGGCCGTTATGCTATTATCCGCGGTATGGAACAGCGTTATAACTCTACTCTGGTAAATGGAATTAAAATACCAAGCCCGGATCCTGCTTATCGCTTTGTACCCATGGATATATTCCCGTCTGAAATGCTGGATCGTCTGGAGGTTATCAAAGCCCTTACACCCAGCATGGAGGGTGATGCCATTGGCGGGGTTATGAATTTGGTCATGAAAAGCGCCCCCAATCAGTTTGTACTTAGCGCAAACATATCAGGCGGTTTTTCTTCTTTATTCTCATCCAACAGACCATTTGTAGCATTTAGCCCGTCGCTTAACAGACAATCGCCGGCAAGCATCAATGGTAATAGCTATGCCGCTACGTACAGCGATTTTAATAATAAAGCGATCACCAGTGATAAGAACATGTCGACCCCATTTAGCTCAACCGCGGGTTTAACTATTGGCGATCGCTTTTTGAATAATAAATTGGGAGTAATTGTTTCAGCCAGCTATCAGAATATCTACCGCGGCTCTAACTCTAAACGGTTAATACCCAATGCACAGCCCGATTATCAGCCATTGCCAAACAGTCCACAGTTTTCTGACTCTTATGACCGTACCTATTCCACTCAAACACAACGTTTAGGTATCCATAATAAAATTGACTACGCTATTGATGATAAAAACAAGATTTCTTTATATAATTTATATATCCATCAAAATGAATACGAGTCGCGCTTATCGTCAGATACTTTGGGCTTAGGCTTAAATTCAACTGCCTTTAGCAAGCAGATTACCTTATCAAACAGGAGTACCTTAACCCAGCAAACCATTTACAACTCTACACTGCATGGAGAGCATTTATTAGGTAATGAATGGAAATTTAACTGGGATGGGGTTTATTCAAGAGCCACCCGCAACATGCCCGACAGAACTGAGTTTTCATACGATGCCAATAAGGCCCTCAATAGCGCAGGCACTGTTACCAATGAATATGATAATAACACTGTATTGACCCATCACTGGGAAAACAATAAGGATCAGGATATAAGTGGTTACGCCAACCTGATCTATACGCCAATAATTGCCGGCAAACCTGTTGAGTTTTCAACCGGGGGCCTATTTCGCCATAAAATAAGGGATGCGTATTATATGGAGTATACGTTAAAAGGAGGCTCAACGCTGTATAACAATAATTTTAATTCCATTCCATTTGCACTGTCGTCACCTATCGATGGTACCGGCAATAGTAACACCAGCTTATCAAACAATTATCATATAACCGAGAACGATAACGCTGAATATTTGCAGGCTAAGTTTGATCTGCTACCTAAATTACAGGTTTTAGGTGGTGTTCGGATTGAAAACACTAACCTCTCCTACCTTACCCAATCGCCAATTACCGTATCGGCCAGAAGCGGAAAATATATTTACACTGATGTTTTGCCAAGCATCCACTTAAAATACGCCTTAACTGACGATCAAAATATACGTGCATCCTACTTTGCGTCGATCAGTCGCCCGGGCTTTGGCGAACAAGTGCCTTATCAAATAGACGGGGAATATTATAAAGAGGAAGGAAACCCGAATTTAAAGCACATTACTGCTGATAACTATGATGTGAGATATGAATTTTTTCCGGGCGGAGCAGATCAGTTATTGTTGGGCTCTTTCTATAAAAAGATCTATAACCCTATCGAATATTATGTAGTTCGCGGCTCCGGCCCAAGTGACCTGCTTATCCAACCGCAGAATGATCCGGGTAATGCAACCAATTATGGTTTTGAAGCATTGGCAACCAAATTTTTTGGGGTAATCGGGTTCTCTGCTAATTATACCTATACCCATTCCAGGGTAACTACACCTAAGCTTCTGTATGCACCAACAGGAGATAATGGTCAGCCAATGAACAGTATTATCAATGAAACACGTCCATTACAAGGTCAGGCTAATCACGTAGGCAACGCTTCTGTATTATTTAAAAGTGCCAAACTGGGATTAGATATGCAATTGGCTTTTGTATATACCGGCGAACGCCTTGCCCAGGTATCTGCCTATGCTAATCTTGACTTTTATCAACACGCATATGGTCAGCTAGATTTTTCATTTGAAAAAACCTTGTTTAAACACTTCTCTCTTTATGGTAAGATCAACAACCTTACCAATGCCGCGGCGAAGATATATCTGAAATATCCTCATGATAAAATTAAGGCGCAGTTGCAGGAGTTTTTGGGCAAACAGGACATAGCAGCACAAACTTTAGTGCAAAGCGATTATTACAAAACACTATTCCTTGGTGGTTTCAGGTATAAATTCTAA